The Candidatus Zixiibacteriota bacterium genomic interval TTTCAGGAACTTGACGGCGATGAGTTTGCCGCGCTGGCGGAGATCACGCAGTTTCGCCGGGTCGATGCCGGGCAGATGCTGTTCTTTGAAGGCGATCCGGCGACGGGGTTCTTCGTTTTACTGTCCGGGCGAGTACGGATCTACAAGTCGGCACTGGACGGCAAGGAATTCACGCTGCATCAGATCACGCCGGGGCAGATGTTCGCCGAGGCGGCGATTTTTCGCGGCAAGACGTTTCCGGCCAATGCCGTGGCCGGCGAGGACTCCGAGGTCGCGTTCATTCCCAAGGACCAGTTCGTGCAGTTGATCACGCGTTATCCGGCGATATCACTCAAGATCATTGCCAGTCTTTCACGCTGGCTGCGGGAATTTACCGTGAAGTTGGAAGATCTCTCGTTGCGCGAGGTACCGGCGCGGCTGGCGAATTTCATCCTGCGGCAGAGGCAGAAACTGGCGGCCGACACTTTTGACCTTGATGTGACAAAGGCGGAATTGGCCAGCCAGCTCGGCACGATCAGCGAAACGCTCTCGCGCAGCCTCAAGAAACTCAAGGACTTGGAGGCGATCGCCGTCGACAACAAACGCATCACCATCCTCGATCCGGCCCTGCTGGATGCGATCGCGAGCGGTGAAAAGCTCTGACCGCTTGACTTAAATCAAGGACTAAACAAGCCCATTATCCGATTCTATCAGCGACGGCAAGATGCACGCAGATGCGGTAGCCGTCAGGAGTGAATCGTGAACGAAAGCAACCACCAGGTCGATAAGCGGCAGTCGCCGGGCAGTACTGCCCAACTCCACAGCGGTGCGCAAACAGGCATGGCGAAGCCAAAGGTCGTCAAGAATCGGCAGAAGCCGATTCAGAAGTGGCGGCTGGCGGTACAGATTGCGTTTGCACTGCTGTGCGTCTGGATCGGCATCGAATTCCACTTCTTCGTCAAATACCTCGAATCGGGCGGCACGGCGGCCTATAGCGAGCGCCCCCCGGGCGTGGAGGGTTTCCTGCCGATCAGCTCGCTGATGAGCCTGTACTATTTCCTCCTCTCCGGTGAGATTCATCCGGCGCATCCGGCGGGGCTGGTGATTCTGGTCGCGATTATTGCGCTGTCGATAGTGTTCGGGAAAGCCTTCTGCTCGTGGTT includes:
- a CDS encoding Crp/Fnr family transcriptional regulator, whose amino-acid sequence is MPKRSLLQKTFLFQELDGDEFAALAEITQFRRVDAGQMLFFEGDPATGFFVLLSGRVRIYKSALDGKEFTLHQITPGQMFAEAAIFRGKTFPANAVAGEDSEVAFIPKDQFVQLITRYPAISLKIIASLSRWLREFTVKLEDLSLREVPARLANFILRQRQKLAADTFDLDVTKAELASQLGTISETLSRSLKKLKDLEAIAVDNKRITILDPALLDAIASGEKL